The Apium graveolens cultivar Ventura chromosome 3, ASM990537v1, whole genome shotgun sequence sequence ATAACATCAATACAAATGAATTTACAGGAGAACAAGTAATTCACGTCTTATAATTGAAACTAGAGAACATTATAGAGGCCCGTATCATTACAATCTGAATTCATTAATTAAAAACAAGAGAAATGAATTTCCAGACCGACATGGTGAAATAAAAACTTGACCTTTAATGCATTAACAATGAGATTACATGGTAGATACACGGGCTTAAAGTAGTAAACCAAGTTTCAGAttaagaaatatgataaaataaggATTTGTACAAATTTAATTAAACAAAACTAGCTTTGCAAGTTCCTAGAAAAAGAGTTGGAAATGATGGACTAGGAGAAAGTTACCCTTTCTTCTTCCTTCCATAGAGGTGTGCAGTTGTTGGCACCATACATTTTGTTCAAAGGGGGCTCAATCTCTAAACTCGACACGGATGATTTCAGACTGACTGAAGGTGCATTCACCTGCAATTTTGCATATTTGATTTTATCTTCGGTAACATAATAAAAGCATATATAAACTAAATTAAGAGTTAAAAAATCAATTTGGCTAACCATAAATGGACAAGGTTGCTCAGATCTATACACAATGCCGGGAAACAACGAAACCGGGGTTTTAGTTTCATAAGGCAAATTCTCATTAGGGTGAACAACAAAGCTATGATAATCAGGATGTTTTCCCCAATTGCTAGCAGCATCGCCATTCAAGATCAAACCAGGCTGTCTACGCATCGGATTCGGCAACTGCAAATCATTTAGTAACACATCTGGCACATGCAAACAAGAATTACCCATGTAAACAATCGAATTAGCTGATGGCAAAACCGCAGATGGTTGCAAAGGTAAACCATTTTTTTTCAGTTGTTCTTCTAATCTAAGCCTCTCAAGTTCAGCAACACCAAGTCCCCTTTGAGGGATCTTTTTTTGCTTCAACTTTTTGCAAGATCTAGCACTACTGCTACCTcctccaccaccaccaccacaaCCGCCATTAGCTCCACCACTACGACTATTACTATACTTTTGGGCTTGTTTTTCTTGAGCCATCTTCATTATACCAATCCATCTAACCACaataatatatatacacattttATACGTTATGAATTATAACCTAAATCTACCCAAAAATCTAAATAATATCAAAATCTAGACGTTTAGGAAATTACCCAGATGGCAAAATTCAAAATTATCAGTTAAGGAAAAAATCCAAAATTAATATTCATAGATTACATTCTCAAAAAGCTAAAATCTTGAATAATATCCTAAGATTAAAAAcataaaaggaaaaataaaaacaaaaatatCATGATAATATAACCAAAGATCACAAATATCTTTACATGAAACAGAAGATTTTGTATGAGTTGTACTAACATAACAAATCAAGAAAAACTGAAAATAATAGATACCAAAAAAGATGCAGAGCAAGATTTGAGTAGAAGTAGTTACTTACATTGTTGTAGGACATATTCTTGGTCTAACAGTCCAGTTTTCACTCCTAGTACAATATCGACTAATATGTAGAACTTTTCATATCTATGTGTGTATCTATATCATAGCCGGATGCACAAAATATTTGTCGAATATGTTATACTAATATAATTGCTACCTTATGCATGCATGTGTGTATCTTTTTTTCATCAAATGTAGATAATAACGTTTCTGCAATCACTTTTcgaataataatatttttatatttgtttaaCATCTTGGGACGGAGTAACCGTTTAAATAAATCTCAAACAAAGCTCAAAGGAAGATCAAATTCACAATCTACCATAATACATAAGCTCTTACGTCATAGCTATATTTGTGCAATGTAGATATTTAAAtcatattattttttaaaaaaatggacATTAAGGATAATTACCCTTATTTTGGTTTCTTGTACGTATACACTTAAAATATGAAAAT is a genomic window containing:
- the LOC141713860 gene encoding protein SPEAR2-like; translation: MAQEKQAQKYSNSRSGGANGGCGGGGGGGSSSARSCKKLKQKKIPQRGLGVAELERLRLEEQLKKNGLPLQPSAVLPSANSIVYMGNSCLHVPDVLLNDLQLPNPMRRQPGLILNGDAASNWGKHPDYHSFVVHPNENLPYETKTPVSLFPGIVYRSEQPCPFMVNAPSVSLKSSVSSLEIEPPLNKMYGANNCTPLWKEEERMVGLKRSYPFVVEDAPGPFFNNKHPPAYASLFPGKDEAALCSNDTESANALFTREFLLSSNGISELKNKKVTKESGGFDGNFLTLAPPREEILSSYLSRHYQEQDTASELIKWSEHGRSMQRPFYNFLPAASAVNGLPEGTANSNGKQGETVDLNLKL